The DNA sequence GTCTTTCACGTTCAACCGGAGACTCCCGGCCACGTGCAGCCGGAGCCGGTCGACGAAACGACGATCCTGTCTCCGCAGCACCTGATCCACCGGCATCCCAAGGGGCGGGGCGAGGCCAAAGAGCACCCCGAGGATGCCACGAGGTTCTTTCACGAGGTCGCGCGATCAGTGGATAGCGTCGATACCGTGCTCGTCGTGGGGCCCGCGTCGGCGAAGCTCGAATTTCTCAAGTACCTGCAAGGCCACGACGAGAAACTCCACGCAAAGGTCGCCGGGATTGAAACCGTGGATCACCCGACCGACAGAGAAATCGTCGCCTACGCGAGGAAGTACTTCAAGGGGAGCGATCGGATGTGAGACCCGGCACACGCGCCGGGCGCTGACTCAATCAACCGCCACGAACACGTCATCCCCCTGGACCCGCACGCGATACGCGGCGACGGGTCTCCGCGCGGGACCCGCCACGACGTGCCCCGAGGTCACGTCGAACTGGCTGCCGTGCCACGGGCACGTGACCGTGGTGCCTTCGAGGGATCCCTGTCCGAGAGGCCCGCCCAGATGCGTGCACTCGTTTGCGACCGCGTAGAAGGTACCGCCGACATTGAAGACCGCGATCGCCTTGCCTTCTGCGGACACCACGGTCCCCGTCCCCGGCGCCACCTGACCGACTTGGGTCACCTTCACCTCCGCCATGCGAGCACCCCTCCAACCGGCGTATTAGGCGTCCGCCGCGTCCTCCAGGAACGTCGCGGACGGCACGAAGAAGAGCGTCCCGGTGACGGCCCGACTGAAATCCAACAACCGGTCGTAGTTCCCCGGCGGCCGCCCGACAAACATGTTCTCCAGCATCTGCTCGGTCCGGTGAGGCGACCGGGCATAGCCGATGAAGTACGTGCCGAACTCACCCTTCGCCGCCTCGCCGAAGGGCATGTTGTCACGGAGGATTTCGAGCGGTTTTCCGTCTTCCGTGATCGTCGTCAATGCATTGTGCGCCGACGTGGGTTTTGCGGCATCGTCGAGCTCGATGTCGGAGAGCTTCGTCCGGCCGACAATGCGCTCCTGCGCCTCCGTCGGCAGCGCGTTCCACCGGCGCAGATCGTGGAGATACTTTTGGACGATCACATAGCTGCCGCCGGCGAACGCGGCGTCTTCGTCGGCGATGATCGTGGCCTCGACCGCCGCCTGGTCGGTGGGGTTCTCCGTCCCGTCGACGAAACCGATGAGGTCCCGGTCGTCGAAGTAACGAAAGCCGTGCACTTCGTCCACGGGGGAGACCGCGTCGCCGAGCCGCGCCATGATCTGCATTGCCAGCTCGAAGCAGAGGTCCATCCGCTTGGCGCGGATATGGAAGAGGATGTCGCCCGGTGTGGCAACGGCGACGTGAGGCCGGCCGTGGATCTCGCGGAACGGATGGAGGTCTCTCGGCCGCGGCGGCCCGAACAGCCGGTCCCAGGCATCGGAGCCGAACCCCATCACGCATGATAGGTGGCCTTCCAGGTCGCGGAATCCAACCGCGCGCAGGAGCGCGGACAGGTCTCCGCACAGCGAGCGCACGGCTGCCCGGTTGTCGGCTCCCGGGTTCACCGTCACAACCAGAAAGATGGCGGCGCGCGTCAACGGCGCGATCACGAGTTGCGGAACGCCGCGTGTCATGCTTCTGCACCACCCGAAATCATGCGGGACGCGTCGGCTGAAGAGGACTTCCGTCTTCACGCCCACACTCCT is a window from the bacterium genome containing:
- a CDS encoding translational machinery protein, whose translation is MLTHAVVWIDHNEARVFHVQPETPGHVQPEPVDETTILSPQHLIHRHPKGRGEAKEHPEDATRFFHEVARSVDSVDTVLVVGPASAKLEFLKYLQGHDEKLHAKVAGIETVDHPTDREIVAYARKYFKGSDRM
- a CDS encoding non-heme iron oxygenase ferredoxin subunit codes for the protein MAEVKVTQVGQVAPGTGTVVSAEGKAIAVFNVGGTFYAVANECTHLGGPLGQGSLEGTTVTCPWHGSQFDVTSGHVVAGPARRPVAAYRVRVQGDDVFVAVD
- a CDS encoding Dyp-type peroxidase; translation: MTRGVPQLVIAPLTRAAIFLVVTVNPGADNRAAVRSLCGDLSALLRAVGFRDLEGHLSCVMGFGSDAWDRLFGPPRPRDLHPFREIHGRPHVAVATPGDILFHIRAKRMDLCFELAMQIMARLGDAVSPVDEVHGFRYFDDRDLIGFVDGTENPTDQAAVEATIIADEDAAFAGGSYVIVQKYLHDLRRWNALPTEAQERIVGRTKLSDIELDDAAKPTSAHNALTTITEDGKPLEILRDNMPFGEAAKGEFGTYFIGYARSPHRTEQMLENMFVGRPPGNYDRLLDFSRAVTGTLFFVPSATFLEDAADA